TAGCTTCGATGGTGCGATAATGCGGCGACAGATCACAAACTCTGGCTTATCCTTGAACAGATTGAGGCGACGAATGCGCACCGATCGCTTAGGTGTGTCCACCCATGTAATATCATTCACGGCAGTGTCCATTTCTTGTTCCTTGGTTTCGGTAGTATCGATCAACATATCCTTGAACATGTCTTCCACGGCAGAGTAATACATTGTTGTATTCGCGCTGGACATTGTTGCGAGGAGTTAAAAGAACCTGATGTTGAGCGGGCAAAGGCTGAACTATGATTGACGTGAGAGGAGAGTGCAAGACGCAGTTTATACTCACAATGCACAGACCTCAGACTTTAGGCCACCAGCCATTTTTCAACCCTCGATGCTGTCGGGCGACTACCTGAccagcccaacaacaacagcaggaagGCAGAAATGTGTATACGGGGAAACTCCGTTTACCTAACAGCTGCTCGAGGACGAGGGTTTTACCCAGCGGGcgtccttctctctctctctcttttcttacCTAGTTCTCTCTCCTTCTTTTATGCTCTAGGGTCTAGAGCTAACGCTGTCTATGCGTTGGCTAATTACGTTTCCCGGAAAAATATACGACAAATATTGGCAAACTTCGATGAatcataaaatgttattaGCGTCGCTTATCGGTCGACAAGAAACCAAAGCCCAAACCGTACGGAAAGAACCATTTGAATAGGCCATACCAACTACTATTTGGCTCAGTCCAAATCGAGTGATAACGACAAAAACCCCAGCATAAGAAGTCTCTGGGCTCAACGCACGACAGATAAGATTATGACAGAAACACAAGGCAGAGATATGATTAGGATTCGGGTATTagtattatttcttatttcgtTCGATAACTAAATTACTACAGTATATGACTTATGATATAAATTCTTGGCGTGCTTCCAAATCAGTATTCCTTATGGAAGTAATCGCGTATACTACGCTTAACAATGGGAGCCATCTTTTGCAGCGCCTTCGTTGAATCGCCGTTATCCTTGTTGTGGTAGACTGTGAAGTAGACGATCAATCCAATGATCACCGCCAGGAGTATTACTGAGAAGAGAATGCTACACAGCATTTTGCAGGCACATGAACAGCAGCTAGAATgtaaaaggaaaaaagaaattagTAATTAAAAACTGGAATTCAAATTAGTGAATAATGAAGCGCA
This is a stretch of genomic DNA from Drosophila albomicans strain 15112-1751.03 chromosome 3, ASM965048v2, whole genome shotgun sequence. It encodes these proteins:
- the LOC117570345 gene encoding uncharacterized protein LOC117570345 translates to MSSANTTMYYSAVEDMFKDMLIDTTETKEQEMDTAVNDITWVDTPKRSVRIRRLNLFKDKPEFVICRRIIAPSKLDLSPRSQELQKEQQSKELLRLRRERHEGEQRPPVRRLTMRL
- the LOC117568759 gene encoding protein midgut expression 1, with translation MCNALCECLKCPGKVVCCCCSCACKMLCSILFSVILLAVIIGLIVYFTVYHNKDNGDSTKALQKMAPIVKRSIRDYFHKEY